In Myripristis murdjan chromosome 2, fMyrMur1.1, whole genome shotgun sequence, a genomic segment contains:
- the LOC115371907 gene encoding mitogen-activated protein kinase kinase kinase kinase 4-like isoform X3, with product MANDSPAKSLVDIDLASLRDPAGIFELVEVVGNGTYGQVYKGRHVKTGQLAAIKVMDVTEDEEEEIKLEINMLKKYSHHRNIATYYGAFIKKSPPGHDDQLWLVMEFCGAGSITDLVKNTKGNQLKEDWIAYISREILRGLAHLHAHHVIHRDIKGQNVLLTENAEVKLVDFGVSAQLDRTVGRRNTFIGTPYWMAPEVIACDENPDATYDYRSDLWSCGITAIEMAEGAPPLCDMHPMRALFLIPRNPPPRLKSKKWSKKFFSFIESCLVKNYTQRPPTEQLLKHPFIRDQPNERQVRIQLKDHIDRTKKKRGEKDETEYEYSGSEEEEEDPPEQEGEPSSIVNVPGESTLRRDFIRLQQENKERSEALRRQQLLQEQQLREQEEYKRQLLAERQKRIEQQKEQRRRLEEQQRREREMRRQQEREQRRREQEEKRRIEEMDRRRKEEEERRRAEDEKRRNDREQEYIRRQLEEEQRHLEMLQQQLLHEQAMLLADERYRKNIQGSPQTAPPPKQPPLPPRSSEPFSNGGPSSEASAMHRPMEPQVQWSHLAALKSSNSAAPSPPPPPPPVVSRSQSFSEPGGVASSFAQLHLRSQDPHHHHHHQSPARTDPQPQLPHHHHHPQAQPRAEHPAPAPSDEVPPRVPVRTTSRSPVLSRRESPLPTQPGNQGGQRNAGSNAEQRPLWDRVEKLQPRPGSGSSSGSSNSSSQASSGDRFRPRCESPASSKSEGSPLQRPENAAKKPDDKNLARPNRPADLTALAKELRAVDDVRPPHKVTDYSSSSEDSGTTDEDDDEEVDQEAGEESTSGAEDSRAGRLSNGETESLKTMLAEDSESDQATTPSKDGTLVIRQSTGDIKRLVNMSSSSSSAGPGHGHGQPHPPSHGHPEKNGFASRIHHLPDLIQQSHHPPTSATSIPSSSSSSSSFPSSSSHASPAMSPQNPLDKLTAMETQSASNTMTKHKSSSSFTPFIDPRLLQISPSSGSSLNNMAGFGQDGRLADALRSDPSRKGSVVNVNPVNTRPPSDTPEIRKYKKRFNSEILCAALWGVNLLVGTESGLMLLDRSGQGKVYPLINRRRIQQMDVLEGLNVLVTISGKKNKLRVYYLSWLRNKILHNDPEVEKKQGWVTVGDLEGCVHYKVVKYERIKFLVLALKNSVEVYAWAPKPYHKFMAFKSFGDLVHKPLLVDLTVEEGQRLKVIYGSCSGFHAVDVDSGAVYDIYLPTHIQTNIQSHAIIILPNTDGIELLVCYEDEGVYVNTYGRITKDVVLQWGEMPTSVAYIRSNQIMGWGEKAIEIRSVETGHLDGVFMHKRAQRLKFLCERNDKVFFASVRSGGASQVYFMTLGRSSLMSW from the exons GGACGGCATGTCAAGACCGGACAGCTGGCCGCCATTAAGGTCATGGACGTCACAGAG gatgaagaggaggaaattAAACTGGAGATCAATATGCTGAAGAAGTATTCCCACCACAGAAACATAGCCACCTACTATGGCGCTTTCATTAAGAAGAGTCCCCCAGGCCATGATGACCAGCTATGG TTGGTGATGGAGTTCTGCGGTGCCGGTTCGATCACAGACCTGGTGAAGAACACCAAAGGCAACCAGCTGAAGGAAGACTGGATCGCTTACATCTCCAGAGAAATCCTCAGA GGTTTGGCCCACTTGCACGCCCACCATGTCATCCACCGTGACATCAAGGGTCAGAACGTCCTGCTGACTGAGAACGCCGAGGTCAAACTGG TGGACTTTGGCGTGAGCGCCCAGCTGGACCGGACAGTCGGGAGGAGAAACACCTTCATCGGGACGCCATATTGGATGGCCCCTGAAGTCATCGCTTGTGATGAAAACCCAGACGCCACATACGATTACAGA AGTGATCTGTGGTCCTGTGGTATCACGGCTATTGAGATGGCTGAAGGAGCGCCAC cgcTGTGTGACATGCACCCAATGCGTGCGCTCTTCCTCATCCCAAGAAACCCTCCCCCCAGGCTCAAATCTAAAAAATG GTCCAaaaagttcttcagcttcatcGAGAGCTGTCTGGTGAAGAACTACACGCAGCGCCCCcccacagagcagctgctgaagCACCCCTTCATCCGAGACCAGCCCAACGAGAGGCAGGTCCGCATCCAGCTCAAAGACCACATCGACCGCACcaagaagaagaggggagagaagg ATGAGACGGAGTATGAGTACAGTggcagtgaggaggaagaagaggatcctccagagcaggagggagagcCCAG cTCCATTGTCAACGTGCCGGGCGAGTCGACTCTGCGCCGCGACTTCATCCGCCTGCAGCAGGAGAACAAGGAGCGGTCGGAGGCACTGCGCcgccagcagctcctccaggagCAGCAGCTCCGTGAGCAGGAAGAGTACAAGCGCCAACTATtggcagagaggcagaaacGCATCGAGCAGcagaaggagcagaggaggcgGCTGGAGGAG CAACAACGACGCGAACGCGAGATGAGGAGGCAACAGGAGCGTGAGCAGCGTCGTCGTGAGCAAGAGGAGAAGAGGCGCATCGAGGAGATGGATCGCAGgcggaaagaagaggaggaacgcCGGCGGGCTGAAGACGAGAAGAGGAGGAACGACCGTGAGCAG GAGTACATCCGCcgtcagctggaggaggagcagaggcacCTTGagatgctgcagcagcagctgctccatgAACAGGCCATGCTgctg GCTGATGAGCGGTACCGCAAGAACATTCAGGGCTCCCCTCAGACCGCCCCGCCTCCCAAGCAGCCCCCTCTGCCCCCCCGCTCCTCTGAACCCTTCTCTAATGGCGGCCCCTCCTCCGAGGCGTCCGCCATGCACCGGCCCATGGAGCCACAG GTCCAGTGGTCTCACCTGGCCGCTCTAAAGAGCAGCAACAGCGCcgccccctctcctcctcctcctcctccgcccgTGGTGTCTCGCTCGCAGTCCTTCAGCGAGCCTGGCGGCGTGGCCTCTAGCTTTGCACAACTCCACCTGCGCTCCCAGGAcccccaccatcaccaccaccaccaatcgCCCGCACGCACTGACCCCCAGCCCCaactcccccaccaccaccaccacccccaggCCCAGCCGCGGGCCGAGCACCCGGCCCCAGCCCCCAGCGACGAGGTGCCTCCCAGG GTGCCGGTGAGGACGACATCCAGGTCTCCCGTACTGTCGCGCCGAGAGTCTCCTCTACCGACACAGCCCGGCAACCAGGGTGGACAGAGGAACGCTGGCAG TAATGCAGAGCAGCGTCCGCTGTGGGACCGGGTGGAGAAGCTGCAGCCCCGGCCAGGCAGCGGCAGCTCCTCCGGCTCCTCCAACTCCAGCTCCCAGGCCAGCTCCGGAGACCGCTTCAGGCCACGCTGTGAGTCCCCTG CTTCCTCCAAGTCTGAGGGATCACCTCTCCAGCGGCCTGAGAACGCTGCCAAAAAACCTGATGACAAGAACCTCGCCAGACCCAACCGGCCAGCT GACCTGACAGCTCTTGCCAAAGAGCTTCGTGCGGTAGATGACGTGCGGCCACCCCACAAGGTGACCGACTACTCCTCCTCAAGTGAGGATTCAGGCACTACCGATGAAGACGACGATGAGGAGGTGGACCAGGAGGCAGGAGAAGAGTCCACCTCGGGAGCAGAGGACTCCAGGGCCGG GAGGCTGAGTAACGGGGAGACGGAGTCCCTGAAGACGATGCTGGCTGAAGACTCAGAGAGCGACCAAGCCACCACGCCCTCCAAGGACGGCACCCTGGTCATCAGACAG AGCACCGGTGACATAAAGCGGTTGGTCAATatgtcatcctcctcttcctcggctGGCCCTGGTCACGGCCACGGCCAGCCGCACCCCCCCAGCCATGGCCACCCGGAGAAAAATGGCTTTGCCAGCCGCATACACCACCTACCAGACCTTATCCAGCAGAGCCATCACCCCCCTACCTCTGCCACATCCataccttcctcctcctcctcctcttcctccttcccctcaTCATCTAGCCATGCCAGCCCTGCCATGTCCCCCCAGAACCCCCTGGACAAGCTCACTGCCATGGAG ACCCAGTCGGCCAGCAACACCATGACGAAACACaagtcctcctcttcctttacTCCATTTATCGACCCACGCCTCCTCCAGATCTCCCCTTCCAGCGGCAGCTCCTTAAACAACATGG CTGGATTTGGGCAGGACGGACGCCTGGCGGACGCCTTGAGGTCCGACCCGTCCCGTAAGGGCTCGGTGGTCAACGTCAACCCGGTCAACACGCGCCCGCCGAGCGACACGCCGGAGATTCGCAAGTACAAGAAGAGGTTCAACTCTGAGATTCTGTGTGCTGCACTCTGGG GAGTGAACCTGCTGGTGGGGACAGAGAGCGGTCTGATGCTGCTGGACCGGAGCGGTCAGGGAAAGGTTTACCCACTGATCAACAGGCGACGCATCCAGCAGATGGACGTCCTGGAGGGACTCAACGTCCTGGTCACCATATCAG GTAAGAAGAACAAGCTGCGAGTGTACTACTTGTCGTGGCTCAGGAACAAGATTTTGCACAACGACCCAGAggtggagaagaagcagggCTGGGTCACCGTGGGTGACCTGGAGGGCTGCGTCCACTACAAAGTCG tcAAGTACGAGAGGATCAAGTTTTTGGTGCTGGCCTTGAAGAACTCTGTGGAGGTGTACGCCTGGGCCCCCAAACCCTACCACAAGTTCATGGCTTTCAAG TCTTTTGGTGACCTGGTGCATAAGCCCCTGCTGGTCGACCTGACGGTGGAGGAAGGCCAGAGGTTAAAGGTCATCTATGGCTCCTGCTCAGGCTTTCATGCTGTGGATGTGGACTCTGGCGCTGTGTATGACATCTACCTGCCCACACAT ATCCAGACCAACATCCAGTCCCATGCCATCATCATCTTGCCCAACACGGACGGGATCGAGCTGCTGGTGTGTTACGAGGACGAGGGCGTCTATGTCAACACCTACGGCCGCATCACCAAGGACGTGGTGCTGCAGTGGGGAGAGATGCCCACCTCAGTGG cctACATTAGGTCGAACCAGATCATGGGCTGGGGAGAGAAGGCCATAGAGATCCGCTCGGTGGAGACGGGCCACCTGGACGGCGTCTTCATGCACAAGAGAGCCCAGAGACTCAAGTTCCTTTGTGAAAGAAATGACAAG GTCTTCTTTGCATCTGTGCGCTCCGGCGGCGCCAGCCAGGTCTACTTCATGACCCTGGGACGCTCCTCCCTGATGAGCTGGTAG
- the LOC115371907 gene encoding mitogen-activated protein kinase kinase kinase kinase 4-like isoform X4: MANDSPAKSLVDIDLASLRDPAGIFELVEVVGNGTYGQVYKGRHVKTGQLAAIKVMDVTEDEEEEIKLEINMLKKYSHHRNIATYYGAFIKKSPPGHDDQLWLVMEFCGAGSITDLVKNTKGNQLKEDWIAYISREILRGLAHLHAHHVIHRDIKGQNVLLTENAEVKLVDFGVSAQLDRTVGRRNTFIGTPYWMAPEVIACDENPDATYDYRSDLWSCGITAIEMAEGAPPLCDMHPMRALFLIPRNPPPRLKSKKWSKKFFSFIESCLVKNYTQRPPTEQLLKHPFIRDQPNERQVRIQLKDHIDRTKKKRGEKDETEYEYSGSEEEEEDPPEQEGEPSSIVNVPGESTLRRDFIRLQQENKERSEALRRQQLLQEQQLREQEEYKRQLLAERQKRIEQQKEQRRRLEEQQRREREMRRQQEREQRRREQEEKRRIEEMDRRRKEEEERRRAEDEKRRNDREQEYIRRQLEEEQRHLEMLQQQLLHEQAMLLADERYRKNIQGSPQTAPPPKQPPLPPRSSEPFSNGGPSSEASAMHRPMEPQVQWSHLAALKSSNSAAPSPPPPPPPVVSRSQSFSEPGGVASSFAQLHLRSQDPHHHHHHQSPARTDPQPQLPHHHHHPQAQPRAEHPAPAPSDEVPPRVPVRTTSRSPVLSRRESPLPTQPGNQGGQRNAGSNAEQRPLWDRVEKLQPRPGSGSSSGSSNSSSQASSGDRFRPRSSSKSEGSPLQRPENAAKKPDDKNLARPNRPADLTALAKELRAVDDVRPPHKVTDYSSSSEDSGTTDEDDDEEVDQEAGEESTSGAEDSRAGRLSNGETESLKTMLAEDSESDQATTPSKDGTLVIRQSTGDIKRLVNMSSSSSSAGPGHGHGQPHPPSHGHPEKNGFASRIHHLPDLIQQSHHPPTSATSIPSSSSSSSSFPSSSSHASPAMSPQNPLDKLTAMETQSASNTMTKHKSSSSFTPFIDPRLLQISPSSGSSLNNMAGFGQDGRLADALRSDPSRKGSVVNVNPVNTRPPSDTPEIRKYKKRFNSEILCAALWGVNLLVGTESGLMLLDRSGQGKVYPLINRRRIQQMDVLEGLNVLVTISGKKNKLRVYYLSWLRNKILHNDPEVEKKQGWVTVGDLEGCVHYKVVKYERIKFLVLALKNSVEVYAWAPKPYHKFMAFKSFGDLVHKPLLVDLTVEEGQRLKVIYGSCSGFHAVDVDSGAVYDIYLPTHIQTNIQSHAIIILPNTDGIELLVCYEDEGVYVNTYGRITKDVVLQWGEMPTSVAYIRSNQIMGWGEKAIEIRSVETGHLDGVFMHKRAQRLKFLCERNDKVFFASVRSGGASQVYFMTLGRSSLMSW, from the exons GGACGGCATGTCAAGACCGGACAGCTGGCCGCCATTAAGGTCATGGACGTCACAGAG gatgaagaggaggaaattAAACTGGAGATCAATATGCTGAAGAAGTATTCCCACCACAGAAACATAGCCACCTACTATGGCGCTTTCATTAAGAAGAGTCCCCCAGGCCATGATGACCAGCTATGG TTGGTGATGGAGTTCTGCGGTGCCGGTTCGATCACAGACCTGGTGAAGAACACCAAAGGCAACCAGCTGAAGGAAGACTGGATCGCTTACATCTCCAGAGAAATCCTCAGA GGTTTGGCCCACTTGCACGCCCACCATGTCATCCACCGTGACATCAAGGGTCAGAACGTCCTGCTGACTGAGAACGCCGAGGTCAAACTGG TGGACTTTGGCGTGAGCGCCCAGCTGGACCGGACAGTCGGGAGGAGAAACACCTTCATCGGGACGCCATATTGGATGGCCCCTGAAGTCATCGCTTGTGATGAAAACCCAGACGCCACATACGATTACAGA AGTGATCTGTGGTCCTGTGGTATCACGGCTATTGAGATGGCTGAAGGAGCGCCAC cgcTGTGTGACATGCACCCAATGCGTGCGCTCTTCCTCATCCCAAGAAACCCTCCCCCCAGGCTCAAATCTAAAAAATG GTCCAaaaagttcttcagcttcatcGAGAGCTGTCTGGTGAAGAACTACACGCAGCGCCCCcccacagagcagctgctgaagCACCCCTTCATCCGAGACCAGCCCAACGAGAGGCAGGTCCGCATCCAGCTCAAAGACCACATCGACCGCACcaagaagaagaggggagagaagg ATGAGACGGAGTATGAGTACAGTggcagtgaggaggaagaagaggatcctccagagcaggagggagagcCCAG cTCCATTGTCAACGTGCCGGGCGAGTCGACTCTGCGCCGCGACTTCATCCGCCTGCAGCAGGAGAACAAGGAGCGGTCGGAGGCACTGCGCcgccagcagctcctccaggagCAGCAGCTCCGTGAGCAGGAAGAGTACAAGCGCCAACTATtggcagagaggcagaaacGCATCGAGCAGcagaaggagcagaggaggcgGCTGGAGGAG CAACAACGACGCGAACGCGAGATGAGGAGGCAACAGGAGCGTGAGCAGCGTCGTCGTGAGCAAGAGGAGAAGAGGCGCATCGAGGAGATGGATCGCAGgcggaaagaagaggaggaacgcCGGCGGGCTGAAGACGAGAAGAGGAGGAACGACCGTGAGCAG GAGTACATCCGCcgtcagctggaggaggagcagaggcacCTTGagatgctgcagcagcagctgctccatgAACAGGCCATGCTgctg GCTGATGAGCGGTACCGCAAGAACATTCAGGGCTCCCCTCAGACCGCCCCGCCTCCCAAGCAGCCCCCTCTGCCCCCCCGCTCCTCTGAACCCTTCTCTAATGGCGGCCCCTCCTCCGAGGCGTCCGCCATGCACCGGCCCATGGAGCCACAG GTCCAGTGGTCTCACCTGGCCGCTCTAAAGAGCAGCAACAGCGCcgccccctctcctcctcctcctcctccgcccgTGGTGTCTCGCTCGCAGTCCTTCAGCGAGCCTGGCGGCGTGGCCTCTAGCTTTGCACAACTCCACCTGCGCTCCCAGGAcccccaccatcaccaccaccaccaatcgCCCGCACGCACTGACCCCCAGCCCCaactcccccaccaccaccaccacccccaggCCCAGCCGCGGGCCGAGCACCCGGCCCCAGCCCCCAGCGACGAGGTGCCTCCCAGG GTGCCGGTGAGGACGACATCCAGGTCTCCCGTACTGTCGCGCCGAGAGTCTCCTCTACCGACACAGCCCGGCAACCAGGGTGGACAGAGGAACGCTGGCAG TAATGCAGAGCAGCGTCCGCTGTGGGACCGGGTGGAGAAGCTGCAGCCCCGGCCAGGCAGCGGCAGCTCCTCCGGCTCCTCCAACTCCAGCTCCCAGGCCAGCTCCGGAGACCGCTTCAGGCCACGCT CTTCCTCCAAGTCTGAGGGATCACCTCTCCAGCGGCCTGAGAACGCTGCCAAAAAACCTGATGACAAGAACCTCGCCAGACCCAACCGGCCAGCT GACCTGACAGCTCTTGCCAAAGAGCTTCGTGCGGTAGATGACGTGCGGCCACCCCACAAGGTGACCGACTACTCCTCCTCAAGTGAGGATTCAGGCACTACCGATGAAGACGACGATGAGGAGGTGGACCAGGAGGCAGGAGAAGAGTCCACCTCGGGAGCAGAGGACTCCAGGGCCGG GAGGCTGAGTAACGGGGAGACGGAGTCCCTGAAGACGATGCTGGCTGAAGACTCAGAGAGCGACCAAGCCACCACGCCCTCCAAGGACGGCACCCTGGTCATCAGACAG AGCACCGGTGACATAAAGCGGTTGGTCAATatgtcatcctcctcttcctcggctGGCCCTGGTCACGGCCACGGCCAGCCGCACCCCCCCAGCCATGGCCACCCGGAGAAAAATGGCTTTGCCAGCCGCATACACCACCTACCAGACCTTATCCAGCAGAGCCATCACCCCCCTACCTCTGCCACATCCataccttcctcctcctcctcctcttcctccttcccctcaTCATCTAGCCATGCCAGCCCTGCCATGTCCCCCCAGAACCCCCTGGACAAGCTCACTGCCATGGAG ACCCAGTCGGCCAGCAACACCATGACGAAACACaagtcctcctcttcctttacTCCATTTATCGACCCACGCCTCCTCCAGATCTCCCCTTCCAGCGGCAGCTCCTTAAACAACATGG CTGGATTTGGGCAGGACGGACGCCTGGCGGACGCCTTGAGGTCCGACCCGTCCCGTAAGGGCTCGGTGGTCAACGTCAACCCGGTCAACACGCGCCCGCCGAGCGACACGCCGGAGATTCGCAAGTACAAGAAGAGGTTCAACTCTGAGATTCTGTGTGCTGCACTCTGGG GAGTGAACCTGCTGGTGGGGACAGAGAGCGGTCTGATGCTGCTGGACCGGAGCGGTCAGGGAAAGGTTTACCCACTGATCAACAGGCGACGCATCCAGCAGATGGACGTCCTGGAGGGACTCAACGTCCTGGTCACCATATCAG GTAAGAAGAACAAGCTGCGAGTGTACTACTTGTCGTGGCTCAGGAACAAGATTTTGCACAACGACCCAGAggtggagaagaagcagggCTGGGTCACCGTGGGTGACCTGGAGGGCTGCGTCCACTACAAAGTCG tcAAGTACGAGAGGATCAAGTTTTTGGTGCTGGCCTTGAAGAACTCTGTGGAGGTGTACGCCTGGGCCCCCAAACCCTACCACAAGTTCATGGCTTTCAAG TCTTTTGGTGACCTGGTGCATAAGCCCCTGCTGGTCGACCTGACGGTGGAGGAAGGCCAGAGGTTAAAGGTCATCTATGGCTCCTGCTCAGGCTTTCATGCTGTGGATGTGGACTCTGGCGCTGTGTATGACATCTACCTGCCCACACAT ATCCAGACCAACATCCAGTCCCATGCCATCATCATCTTGCCCAACACGGACGGGATCGAGCTGCTGGTGTGTTACGAGGACGAGGGCGTCTATGTCAACACCTACGGCCGCATCACCAAGGACGTGGTGCTGCAGTGGGGAGAGATGCCCACCTCAGTGG cctACATTAGGTCGAACCAGATCATGGGCTGGGGAGAGAAGGCCATAGAGATCCGCTCGGTGGAGACGGGCCACCTGGACGGCGTCTTCATGCACAAGAGAGCCCAGAGACTCAAGTTCCTTTGTGAAAGAAATGACAAG GTCTTCTTTGCATCTGTGCGCTCCGGCGGCGCCAGCCAGGTCTACTTCATGACCCTGGGACGCTCCTCCCTGATGAGCTGGTAG